Proteins from a genomic interval of Candidatus Thermoplasmatota archaeon:
- a CDS encoding 3-ketoacyl-CoA thiolase yields the protein MRKVAIVGGGLAKFGIRNATWKELAQEAGKAVFDDVKNLAPKDIDSLFVGAAQPERFAFQTHVAPMAAEQLGIFPTRVVARTELACASGQAAIRYAWACIASGLSEIALCVGVEKMNIPNMAEAQTSMTNVLDREWDGVHGASAPPYFAMCAQRHMKEYGTTREQLALVSVKNHHFSTTNPFAQFQKEFTVEKVITGPVVAPPLTLFDCCGITDGAAAVILTSAERAKEFTDVPMYILGSGQSTIGNLVTNLKSLTTWEPLKVAAKEAFKSAKITVDDIDLAELHDCFTISEIIEYEDFGFCKKGEGGKFIEEGQSNIGGKVAVNTRGGLLGTGHPLGATGIAQAIELLQQFRGDVPKERYVKGAELGLTHNLSGAANMHSVMIYGRG from the coding sequence ATGAGAAAAGTTGCAATAGTTGGCGGCGGATTAGCAAAATTTGGTATACGAAATGCAACGTGGAAAGAACTTGCTCAGGAAGCTGGCAAAGCAGTTTTCGATGACGTGAAAAATCTAGCTCCAAAAGATATAGATAGTTTATTTGTGGGCGCTGCACAGCCTGAGCGATTTGCATTTCAAACGCATGTTGCACCTATGGCTGCGGAGCAACTTGGTATTTTCCCAACTAGGGTTGTCGCTAGAACAGAACTTGCATGCGCTTCCGGCCAAGCTGCGATTAGATATGCTTGGGCTTGCATTGCAAGTGGCTTATCTGAAATTGCACTTTGTGTCGGTGTAGAGAAAATGAACATTCCTAATATGGCTGAAGCTCAAACCTCTATGACAAACGTACTCGATAGGGAATGGGACGGCGTGCACGGCGCTTCTGCTCCACCTTATTTTGCAATGTGCGCTCAGCGCCATATGAAAGAATATGGTACTACTAGGGAGCAGCTTGCACTCGTCTCTGTTAAAAACCATCATTTTTCAACAACGAATCCATTTGCACAATTCCAGAAAGAGTTTACAGTTGAAAAAGTTATTACCGGCCCTGTTGTCGCGCCACCGCTGACGTTATTCGATTGTTGCGGTATTACCGACGGTGCTGCTGCTGTGATACTAACCTCTGCGGAACGTGCAAAAGAGTTTACCGATGTGCCAATGTACATTTTAGGCTCGGGGCAAAGCACAATTGGGAATTTAGTTACTAACTTGAAGAGTTTGACTACGTGGGAGCCGTTAAAGGTTGCAGCAAAAGAAGCGTTTAAATCTGCAAAGATTACAGTAGATGATATAGACCTAGCGGAGTTACATGATTGCTTTACAATTTCAGAGATAATCGAATATGAAGATTTTGGGTTCTGCAAGAAAGGCGAAGGCGGTAAGTTTATTGAAGAAGGTCAATCGAACATTGGTGGTAAGGTTGCAGTGAACACTCGCGGCGGGCTTCTTGGTACAGGCCATCCGTTGGGCGCTACTGGTATTGCACAAGCAATTGAGCTACTCCAGCAGTTTAGAGGCGACGTGCCTAAAGAAAGGTATGTAAAAGGTGCTGAGCTCGGGCTAACACATAACTTAAGTGGGGCAGCCAATATGCATAGTGTAATGATATATGGACGGGGATAA
- a CDS encoding 2-hydroxyacyl-CoA dehydratase family protein, with product MAQEKLLRKKIHAAEELKKLMANYYYELASASKTGNKKIAWCTSVGPAELLRSLGFLVYFPENHGAMLGATRTATDCIITANAFGYSPEICSYLTSDIGAWLRKETPLLKAYGIERVPKPDVLVFNTNQCRDVQDWFSFYAHEFKVPLLGINTHRGVGNVEAVHINSVAEQFEALIEPLEKISGNKFSLGELKRVLALSLETSKLWRKVLETATVRPSPLTFFDGTIHMAPAVVLRGTELANDYYKLLLEELEKRIQNNIAAVDNEKFRLYWEGMPIWGKLRELSELFQTLNTCVVASTYCNSWIFDSFDPSKPFYSMAKAYTELFIVRSDEVKEKYIEEMIKTFKIDGIIFHDAKTCPNNSNSRYCMPKRLQERTKKPSLIINADLNDLRCYSEEQTKTNITAFIEQLAG from the coding sequence ATGGCTCAAGAGAAGCTACTTAGAAAAAAGATACATGCAGCAGAAGAGCTAAAGAAGCTCATGGCAAACTATTATTATGAGCTTGCTTCTGCTTCAAAAACAGGCAACAAAAAAATTGCATGGTGCACATCTGTGGGCCCAGCAGAGCTCTTAAGAAGTTTGGGATTTTTAGTGTATTTTCCAGAGAACCATGGCGCTATGCTTGGAGCAACGAGAACTGCTACTGATTGTATTATTACTGCTAATGCCTTCGGCTATTCTCCAGAAATATGCTCTTATCTTACTAGCGATATAGGGGCATGGCTAAGAAAAGAAACCCCATTGTTAAAAGCATACGGCATTGAGCGCGTACCAAAACCTGACGTACTTGTATTTAATACAAATCAGTGTAGAGATGTGCAAGATTGGTTTTCGTTCTACGCACACGAATTTAAAGTTCCGCTTTTGGGAATAAACACTCATCGAGGCGTTGGAAATGTGGAAGCTGTCCATATCAATTCTGTTGCTGAGCAATTTGAAGCTCTTATTGAGCCTCTTGAAAAAATTTCAGGTAATAAGTTCAGCTTAGGTGAGCTGAAAAGAGTACTTGCACTTTCACTTGAGACCTCAAAACTCTGGAGAAAAGTACTTGAGACCGCAACAGTGAGGCCGTCGCCACTAACATTTTTTGATGGTACAATTCACATGGCGCCGGCAGTTGTCTTGAGAGGTACTGAGCTTGCAAATGATTATTATAAATTACTACTTGAGGAGCTAGAGAAAAGAATACAAAATAATATCGCAGCTGTAGATAATGAAAAATTTAGACTTTACTGGGAAGGCATGCCTATATGGGGAAAGCTTAGAGAGTTGTCAGAGCTTTTTCAGACACTCAATACATGCGTAGTAGCATCAACTTATTGCAACAGCTGGATTTTTGACTCTTTCGACCCTTCAAAACCTTTTTACAGTATGGCGAAAGCTTATACAGAGCTTTTTATTGTGAGATCTGATGAGGTAAAAGAAAAATATATTGAGGAAATGATCAAAACATTTAAAATAGACGGAATAATATTCCACGATGCAAAAACCTGTCCTAATAACTCGAACTCAAGATATTGCATGCCTAAAAGATTGCAAGAGCGTACAAAAAAACCATCTTTAATTATAAATGCGGATTTAAACGATTTAAGATGCTATTCTGAAGAGCAAACTAAAACAAACATTACCGCATTCATAGAGCAATTGGCAGGCTGA
- a CDS encoding acetate--CoA ligase family protein, which yields MLDPLFNPKSVAVIGASNKELTIGNRILKNLIDFKFKGELFPVHPKEELVRGLKAYKSILDIPQEVDLAHIVVKNTIVPSIVEECGKKGVKVVIINSAGFKEIGGEGIELERKIVEIGKKYGVRIFGPNCQGIMNTDKDVSVYANFTFTKIKPGNISILAQSGGVGEVINNRFSELGIGIRMYASNGNACDISLQEILKYWGKDEQTRVIVLHIESLNNPKEFMEIAADIARRKPILAMKSGRTEEGAKAITSHTGALVGKDTTTELIFDKCGIVSFRSIEELCDAAIAFVTQPLPKGPRVGVVTNTGGPGIIAADECIDAGLILPDLSEETKQVLKTALLPSSAISNPIDVLATGGAKEYGAAIDALLQDSNIDAIMVNFITPFFVDCEGVARELERVSKSATKPIICILMTDKKEWSKTIELIKAANIPVYDFPEQGARVLAAMSKYSMYRKRKEEKPKLFEVRKEDAEALIKKARNEKRDFLSSKDAFELLLCYGIPVAKSTSAKNVDEIVSAAATIGYPLALKVESKEVIHKTEVGGVILNITSEAELIEKFKSLERKFGIAEYIAQEFLTGGKELIIGAKAINNLGHVLMFGLGGIYVEIFKDVVFRLAPVTESVAEDMITSIKSYPLLKGVRGEVGIDLKELSDILLKVSQLVTDLPMIKELDINPVIVYEKGKGSKVVDAKVRI from the coding sequence ATGTTAGATCCGCTGTTCAACCCTAAATCAGTGGCAGTTATAGGCGCGTCAAACAAAGAACTAACTATTGGGAATAGAATTTTAAAGAATTTAATTGATTTTAAATTTAAAGGCGAACTTTTCCCAGTGCATCCCAAAGAAGAACTGGTTAGAGGTCTCAAAGCGTACAAATCTATTTTAGATATACCTCAAGAAGTTGATCTAGCACATATTGTAGTAAAAAATACTATTGTGCCAAGCATTGTTGAAGAGTGTGGTAAAAAAGGCGTAAAAGTTGTTATTATAAACAGCGCTGGGTTCAAAGAAATAGGCGGCGAAGGTATAGAACTAGAACGAAAAATTGTGGAAATTGGGAAGAAATACGGCGTTAGGATATTCGGCCCAAACTGTCAGGGGATAATGAATACCGATAAAGATGTATCTGTATACGCTAATTTTACATTCACAAAAATAAAGCCTGGAAATATTTCAATTTTAGCGCAGAGTGGCGGCGTTGGCGAAGTAATTAATAATAGGTTTAGCGAGCTTGGTATCGGTATCAGAATGTACGCAAGTAATGGTAATGCATGCGATATCAGCCTACAAGAAATTCTAAAGTATTGGGGGAAAGACGAGCAAACGAGAGTTATAGTGCTTCACATTGAGAGTCTAAATAACCCTAAAGAATTTATGGAAATAGCTGCAGATATAGCAAGACGCAAGCCTATTCTAGCAATGAAATCAGGTAGAACAGAGGAAGGCGCTAAGGCAATAACCTCTCATACCGGTGCTCTTGTAGGAAAAGATACTACCACAGAATTAATATTTGATAAATGCGGAATAGTCTCTTTTCGTAGCATAGAAGAGTTATGCGATGCTGCTATTGCTTTTGTAACTCAGCCTCTTCCTAAAGGACCCAGAGTAGGGGTTGTAACGAATACTGGCGGGCCTGGAATTATTGCTGCTGATGAATGCATCGATGCGGGCTTGATTCTTCCAGATTTATCAGAGGAGACTAAACAGGTTCTCAAAACTGCGCTTCTTCCATCATCTGCCATCAGCAATCCTATAGATGTACTAGCTACTGGGGGAGCGAAGGAGTACGGGGCTGCTATTGATGCGCTGCTCCAAGACAGCAACATTGATGCAATCATGGTGAACTTTATCACTCCTTTCTTTGTAGATTGTGAAGGCGTTGCCAGAGAGTTAGAACGAGTTAGCAAGTCTGCAACCAAGCCGATTATTTGCATACTTATGACAGATAAAAAAGAATGGTCAAAAACAATAGAGCTAATCAAAGCCGCTAATATACCAGTTTACGATTTTCCTGAGCAGGGCGCTAGAGTTTTAGCTGCTATGAGCAAATATAGCATGTATAGAAAAAGGAAAGAAGAAAAGCCTAAATTGTTTGAGGTAAGAAAAGAGGATGCAGAAGCGCTGATAAAAAAAGCTCGTAACGAAAAAAGAGATTTTCTCTCGAGTAAAGATGCATTTGAATTGCTTCTGTGTTACGGCATACCTGTAGCTAAGAGCACAAGCGCAAAAAACGTTGATGAGATAGTCAGTGCTGCTGCCACCATAGGCTATCCATTAGCGCTAAAAGTAGAATCAAAAGAAGTAATTCATAAAACAGAAGTTGGTGGAGTAATTTTAAACATAACCAGCGAAGCTGAGTTAATTGAGAAATTTAAGAGCCTTGAACGTAAATTTGGGATTGCCGAGTATATAGCTCAGGAATTCCTTACAGGTGGCAAGGAATTGATAATCGGCGCTAAAGCTATCAATAATTTAGGGCATGTGCTTATGTTCGGACTTGGTGGAATATATGTTGAAATATTCAAAGACGTTGTTTTCAGATTAGCTCCTGTAACAGAGTCGGTAGCAGAAGATATGATTACTTCGATTAAAAGCTATCCTTTACTGAAAGGTGTTAGAGGCGAAGTTGGCATTGACCTCAAAGAACTTTCAGATATTCTCTTAAAAGTCTCTCAGCTAGTTACCGATCTACCAATGATTAAAGAGCTGGATATCAACCCTGTTATCGTTTATGAAAAAGGTAAAGGAAGTAAAGTAGTTGATGCAAAAGTTAGAATCTAA